A stretch of the Aegilops tauschii subsp. strangulata cultivar AL8/78 chromosome 4, Aet v6.0, whole genome shotgun sequence genome encodes the following:
- the LOC109776886 gene encoding 65-kDa microtubule-associated protein 6, which produces MGETAMAGYGLDRPARCSVSFDTPCGSLLRELEQIWTEIGEREQDKDRMFQELEAECMRVYRRKVDSANADRSQLRQSVMAKEAELKALVASIGENTTQFKVNEKHASLKEQLAAVTPLLDDLRAMKEERIKQFSNVQSQIETINAQISDHNYQHDDGSSKRLNNDHDLSTRRLADLQMQLRNLQKEKSDRLQKVFVYVDEVHCLCAVLGMDFAKTVKDVHPSLHGTNSDNSTNISDSTLEGLTQTILKLKAEKRTRVSKLQEIVGKLHKLWNLMESTEQERRHFSEVAAVLGSSEEEITSPSVLSLETIQETEEEVERLTKQKASRMKELVLKRRVELENICRNAHMEPDTSTAPEKIVALIDSGLVDPCELLSNIEAQIAKANEESHTRKDIMERVDKWLSACDEETWLEEYNQDDNRYSAGRGAHLNLKRAEKARLLVQKIPTMIDNLIDKTFAWEDESNTPFLYDGVRLVAILEEQKLRRVQKEEDKKRYRDQKKLQNLLLKEKELIFGSKSVPRKTSSFNRRTSGHHPNGNGAGFMTPMPRRVSAGSATPELLTPRSYSGRYNNYFKENRRMTATPLNFSTASKDDSMSSFASISGSEPGSPLVLH; this is translated from the exons CAAATATGGACAGAGATCGGGGAGCGCGAACAAGATAAAGATCGGATGTTTCAAGAACTCGAAGCGGAGTGTATGCGTGTGTATCGTCGGAAGGTCGACAGTGCCAATGCTGATAGAAGCCAGCTCCGCCAGTCAGTGATGGCCAAAGAAGCAGAGCTTAAAGCTTTAGTGGCTTCGATAGGTGAAAATACTACACAATTTAAG GTGAATGAAAAGCATGCATCGTTGAAAGAACAACTTGCTGCAGTGACGCCTCTCTTGGATGATCTCAGGGCCATGAAAGAAGAAAGAATCAAACAGTTCTCAAATGTGCAATCGCAAATCGAGACGATAAATGCACAAATATCTGATCACAATTATCAGCATGATGATGGTTCGTCCAAACGTCTGAACAATGATCATGACTTGTCAACCAGAAGACTTGCTGATCTTCAAATGCAGCTACGCAATTTACAAAAAGAGAAG TCTGACCGCCTTCAGAAAGTATttgtatatgtggatgaagtgcaCTGCCTATGCGCTGTGCTTGGGATGGATTTTGCAAAGACTGTAAAGGACGTGCATCCAAGTTTGCATGGGACCAACTCAGATAATTCGACGAATATCAGTGATAGCACCCTTGAAGGTCTTACTCAGACTATCCTGAAGCTCAAAGCAGAAAAGAGGACCAGAGTCTCCAAG TTGCAAGAAATTGTGGGGAAACTCCACAAGTTATGGAATCTGATGGAGTCAACAGAACAAGAGAGGAGACATTTCAGCGAAGTAGCCGCTGTTCTTGGATCTTCTGAGGAAGAGATCACTTCTCCTAGTGTCCTGTCACTGGAGACGATTCAGGAG ACAGAAGAGGAGGTCGAAAGACTAACTAAGCAAAAAGCGAGTAGAATGAAGGAGCTTGTTCTTAAGAGAAGGGTAGAGCTAGAAAATATCTGCAGAAATGCACATATGGAGCCCGATACGAGCACAGCACCAGAGAAGATCGTTGCTCTAATCGATTCTG GTCTAGTGGATCCTTGCGAACTTCTTTCCAACATCGAAGCGCAAATTGCAAAAGCAAATGAGGAATCTCATACGAGGAAAGATATCATGGAGAGAGTAGACAAATGGCTATCGGCCTGTGATGAAGAGACTTGGCTTGAGGAATACAATCAG GATGATAACAGGTACAGTGCGGGCAGGGGTGCCCACTTGAATCTCAAGCGTGCAGAAAAAGCGCGGTTACTCGTTCAAAAGATTCCAA CTATGATTGACAACTTGATAGACAAGACATTTGCCTGGGAGGATGAAAGCAATACACCATTTCTATATGACGGG GTTCGTCTGGTCGCAATTTTGGAAGAGCAAAAACTCAGAAGAGTACAGAAGGAGGAAGATAAGAAACGATACCGG GACCAGAAGAAGCTGCAGAATCTATTGCTTAAAGAAAAGGAGTTGATCTTTGGGTCCAAGTCTGTTCCGAGGAAAACAAGCAGTTTTAACAGGAGGACGAGCGGGCATCATCCAAATGGAAACGGGGCTGGTTTCATGACTCCGATGCCCCGCCGGGTGTCAGCGGGCAGTGCCACTCCTGAGCTTTTGACACCACGCTCGTATTCTGGCCGGTACAACAATTACTTCAAGGAGAACAGGAGGATGACGGCGACGCCACTCAACTTCTCTACGGCTTCCAAGGATGACAGCATGTCATCCTTCGCCTCCATTAGCGGCTCGGAGCCTGGTTCTCCATTGGTTTTGCACTGA